The sequence GGTCGCCTCGCAGATCTGGGACGCCGTGGTCCGGCCGATCCCGTAGATGTAGGTGAGCGCGACCTCCATCCGCTTCTCGCGGGGCACGTCGACGCCGGCGATGCGAGCCATTCGCTTCCTCCTACCCCTGCCGCTGCTTGTGCCGGGGGTTGGTGCAGATGACCTGGACGCGACCGCGCCGGCGGATCACCTTGCACTTCTCGCAGATTCTCTTGACGCTGGGGCGCACTTTCATGGCTGCCTACTTGTAGCGATAGGTGATGCGGCCGCGGGACAGGTCGTACGGCGTCAGCTCCACCTGGACGCGATCGCCGGGGAGGATCCTGATGTAGTGCATCCGCATCTTCCCGGAGATGTGGGCCAGGACCTTGTGGCCGTTCTCCAGCTCGACCCGGAACATGGCGTTGGGGAGGGGCTCGACCACCGTTCCCTCCAGCACGATCGCGTCTTCCTTGGGCTTTGCCAGTTGGATCTCCTCGAACCAGGCGGAAGCCGCGCTGAACCAGGCGCGGCAACACAGGGCGACCGACAATCATAGTGGACGCCGCCGCCCCGGCCAACCCGGGGGCTGGGGGCGCCGCTCAGGGCACCGTCAGGATCTCCGGGCCGTCGTCGGTGATGGCGATCGTGTGCTCGAAGTGGGCCGACAGGCTGCCGTCCGCCGTCACCACGCTCCAGCCGTCGTCGAGCAGGCGGGTGCCCGGGGCGCCGACGTTGACCATGGGCTCGACGGCGAACACGTTGCCGGCCCGGAGCTTCGGGCCCTGGCCCGGCGGGCCGAAGTTCGGCACCTCCGGCCGCTCGTGCATGGCCGTGCCGATGGCGTGGCCCACGTACTCCCGGACGACGGAGAACCCGGCCGCCTCGGCCACCGTCTGCACGGCGTGGCCGATGTCGGAGATGCGGTTGCCGTCGACCATCTGGGCGATGCCGGCGAAGAGGCTCTCCTCGGTGACCTTCAGCAGCCGCGACGCCTCCTCGGACACCTGGCCGACGGGCGCCGTGAAGGCGCCGTCGCCGTGGTAGCCCTGCACGACCGCCCCGCAGTCGATCGAGATGACGTCGCCCTCCTTCAGCCGGTAGGGCCCGGGGATCCCGTGGACGATGACGTCGTTCGGGGAGGCGCAGATCACGGCCGGGAACCCGTGGTAGCCGAGGAAGTTGGACCGGGCGCCCCGCCGCTCGATCACGTCCCGGCCGACCCGGTCCAGCTCGGCGGTGGTCACCCCCGGGCGGATGGCCGCCCTGATGCGCTCGTGCATCTCGGCCACGACCCGGCCGGCCCGGCGCATCTTGGCGATCTCCTCGGCCGACCGCCTCACGACCTGAGCC comes from Acidimicrobiales bacterium and encodes:
- the map gene encoding type I methionyl aminopeptidase, translated to MRRSAEEIAKMRRAGRVVAEMHERIRAAIRPGVTTAELDRVGRDVIERRGARSNFLGYHGFPAVICASPNDVIVHGIPGPYRLKEGDVISIDCGAVVQGYHGDGAFTAPVGQVSEEASRLLKVTEESLFAGIAQMVDGNRISDIGHAVQTVAEAAGFSVVREYVGHAIGTAMHERPEVPNFGPPGQGPKLRAGNVFAVEPMVNVGAPGTRLLDDGWSVVTADGSLSAHFEHTIAITDDGPEILTVP
- the rpmJ gene encoding 50S ribosomal protein L36 codes for the protein MKVRPSVKRICEKCKVIRRRGRVQVICTNPRHKQRQG
- the infA gene encoding translation initiation factor IF-1, whose amino-acid sequence is MAKPKEDAIVLEGTVVEPLPNAMFRVELENGHKVLAHISGKMRMHYIRILPGDRVQVELTPYDLSRGRITYRYK